From a region of the Nitrospira sp. genome:
- the zwf gene encoding glucose-6-phosphate dehydrogenase, translated as MKERTVEPHLFVILGATGDLTRRKLLPALFHLRTYGELEKQNTLIVGAALPELSEEAFRLWAYEGLCSSGARNAPDLRQWCEDHVLYHTLREGTVTDYEALAKCIARLEVERNLPQNRIFYLALPPTIVPSTVELLDQTGLLKSHGWVRVVFEKPFGHDFRSARALNTLLHRHLDESQIYRIDHYLGKETVQNLLAFRFANPIFESLWNRDTVESVEITVAEDLGVEHRGAYYQEAGALRDMLQNHLTQLLTVVGMEVPTSFEASEIQAEKLKVLRSIQPINPQDVIFGQYTEWNVAGQRIPGYREERGVSPDSTTETYVALKLEIHNWRWRGVPFFLRTGKRLPRKITQVAVTFRPAPIQVFRSLEPGSLNPNKLLITLQPSEGFSLCFSVKTPGRPFKFTDRALRFDYGQAFGGELPEAYETLLRDVMIGDQTLFVTAEFTETAWRLYDPLLAGPRPVHFYTAGSWGPKEADALVERDGQSWQLGW; from the coding sequence ATGAAAGAACGAACTGTCGAGCCGCATTTGTTCGTCATTCTGGGAGCGACGGGTGATCTCACGCGGCGGAAACTCCTGCCTGCGCTCTTTCACTTACGCACCTACGGCGAGCTGGAAAAGCAAAATACGCTCATTGTCGGCGCCGCGTTGCCGGAGCTCAGTGAAGAAGCCTTCCGTCTCTGGGCCTATGAAGGGCTGTGCAGTTCCGGCGCCCGTAACGCCCCGGATTTGCGCCAGTGGTGCGAAGATCATGTGCTCTACCACACCCTCCGCGAAGGCACAGTAACGGACTACGAAGCCCTGGCCAAATGTATCGCCCGTCTCGAAGTCGAGCGAAATCTTCCTCAAAATCGGATTTTCTATCTGGCGCTCCCTCCGACGATCGTCCCTTCGACCGTGGAGCTGCTCGATCAAACCGGGTTGCTCAAAAGCCATGGGTGGGTGCGTGTGGTCTTTGAAAAGCCATTCGGTCACGATTTTCGTTCGGCGCGCGCGCTCAATACCCTTCTGCATCGCCACCTGGACGAATCGCAGATTTATCGCATCGACCATTACTTGGGCAAGGAGACCGTACAGAACTTGCTGGCCTTCCGCTTTGCCAATCCCATTTTCGAATCGCTGTGGAATCGCGATACGGTCGAAAGTGTGGAAATCACCGTCGCCGAGGATCTCGGGGTCGAGCATCGAGGGGCGTATTATCAGGAGGCCGGCGCGCTTCGCGATATGCTGCAAAACCATTTGACACAGCTCCTCACCGTCGTCGGAATGGAGGTGCCGACTTCCTTCGAAGCGTCCGAGATTCAAGCCGAAAAACTCAAAGTCTTGCGCTCCATTCAGCCGATCAATCCTCAAGATGTGATCTTTGGCCAATACACCGAATGGAACGTTGCCGGCCAGCGGATTCCCGGATATCGCGAAGAACGGGGTGTGTCTCCGGATTCCACGACCGAGACGTATGTGGCACTGAAATTAGAGATTCATAACTGGCGCTGGAGGGGGGTGCCGTTTTTTCTGAGAACCGGCAAACGGCTTCCACGCAAGATCACGCAAGTGGCCGTCACCTTTCGTCCGGCTCCCATTCAAGTTTTCCGATCATTGGAGCCGGGCAGTCTGAACCCCAACAAGCTGCTGATCACCCTCCAGCCGAGTGAAGGATTCTCCCTTTGTTTTTCTGTGAAAACTCCGGGACGGCCGTTCAAGTTCACCGATCGGGCGTTGCGTTTTGACTATGGCCAGGCATTTGGTGGCGAGCTCCCGGAAGCCTATGAGACGCTGCTGCGCGATGTGATGATCGGCGACCAAACGCTGTTTGTCACTGCGGAATTTACGGAAACGGCCTGGCGACTCTACGACCCGCTCTTGGCCGGTCCTCGGCCGGTGCATTTCTACACGGCCGGATCTTGGGGGCCCAAAGAAGCGGATGCTCTCGTGGAACGGGACGGCCAGAGCTGGCAATTGGGCTGGTAG
- a CDS encoding DUF1232 domain-containing protein, whose translation MKISTRFFEVLRMIGRLWSDFPLLVRLLKAWKNGSYRGLSLRTLASLAAAILYVLSPVDLIPDFIPGIGLIDDAAVLTFLLHNMAQDLAAFRTWEQSRVTL comes from the coding sequence ATGAAGATATCCACGAGGTTCTTCGAAGTGCTCCGCATGATCGGCCGGCTCTGGTCCGACTTTCCATTATTGGTTCGTCTGCTCAAGGCATGGAAAAATGGAAGCTACCGAGGACTCTCCTTGCGCACCCTTGCCTCGCTGGCGGCAGCCATCCTTTATGTGCTGAGCCCGGTGGACTTGATCCCGGACTTTATTCCCGGGATCGGATTGATCGATGACGCGGCAGTGTTGACGTTTCTGCTCCACAACATGGCGCAGGATCTGGCGGCATTTCGAACCTGGGAACAGAGCCGCGTCACCCTGTGA
- a CDS encoding MFS transporter has protein sequence MPVHPDPPITTNIPQRMDRLPWSRWHWLVVGALGVTWLLDGLEVSIVAALGPMLTHPDALHLTQSEVGLTASAYLAGSVVGALIFSYLTDRQGRKKWFMITLALYLAATVLTAFSWDLMSFMFFRFLTGAGIGGEYAAINSAIDELIPARNRGHTDLAINGTWWLGAAAGALLTLLLLNPAIFPESIGWRLCFVFGAVLGVAIIMVRRLIPESPRWLMTHGRIQEAEATVSRIERRVTQDRRASLTEPQGSITLRTHPHATIGTVARELFRSYPRRTALGIGLMVTQSFMYNAVSFTYPLVLTKYYGVLSSNIGFYILPFALGNFMGPLLLGQLFDTVGRKIMISLTYGIAGILLGLTGYLFWTESLTLTTHMMIWSAIFFFASAGASAAYLTVSEVFPMEIRAMAIAFFFIVAQGAGVAAPWLYGMLVESSATSVFYGYLLGGGMMLVGAVIELWLGVNAEGRSLEQLATPLSARSSP, from the coding sequence ATGCCTGTCCATCCCGATCCCCCGATCACGACGAATATCCCTCAACGAATGGATCGATTGCCCTGGTCGCGCTGGCACTGGCTGGTTGTCGGGGCGCTGGGAGTCACCTGGTTGCTCGATGGGCTTGAAGTGTCCATCGTCGCTGCTCTCGGCCCGATGCTGACTCATCCCGACGCGTTACATCTCACCCAATCGGAAGTGGGACTCACGGCATCCGCCTATTTGGCCGGGTCAGTCGTCGGCGCGCTGATTTTTTCGTATCTCACCGATCGTCAAGGCCGAAAAAAATGGTTCATGATCACTCTGGCGCTCTACCTTGCGGCGACGGTGCTGACGGCCTTCTCGTGGGACCTCATGAGCTTTATGTTCTTCCGGTTTTTGACCGGGGCCGGAATCGGCGGCGAGTACGCCGCCATCAATTCGGCGATCGACGAATTGATTCCTGCCCGAAATCGAGGCCATACCGATTTGGCGATCAACGGGACCTGGTGGCTGGGAGCGGCGGCGGGCGCGTTGCTGACGCTGCTGTTGCTGAATCCGGCGATTTTTCCTGAATCCATCGGCTGGCGGCTGTGCTTTGTCTTCGGCGCCGTGCTGGGGGTAGCCATCATCATGGTGCGGCGCCTCATTCCGGAAAGCCCACGCTGGCTGATGACCCACGGTCGGATTCAGGAGGCGGAAGCCACTGTGTCCCGGATCGAACGGCGGGTGACACAGGATCGACGAGCATCGCTGACGGAGCCGCAGGGCTCGATTACACTCCGAACTCATCCTCATGCGACGATAGGGACGGTTGCTCGGGAACTCTTCCGGTCATATCCGCGTCGGACGGCCTTGGGCATAGGGCTGATGGTCACTCAGTCGTTCATGTACAACGCGGTGTCGTTCACCTATCCGCTGGTGCTGACCAAATATTATGGCGTGCTCAGCAGCAACATCGGCTTCTATATTCTTCCGTTCGCGCTCGGCAATTTCATGGGGCCGTTGCTGTTAGGGCAGTTGTTCGATACGGTCGGCCGTAAGATCATGATCAGCCTCACTTACGGCATTGCGGGCATCCTCCTGGGTCTGACCGGATATTTATTTTGGACGGAGTCTTTGACGCTTACCACGCACATGATGATTTGGTCGGCGATCTTCTTTTTTGCGTCGGCCGGGGCCAGCGCGGCCTATCTGACGGTGAGCGAGGTGTTTCCGATGGAGATCCGCGCGATGGCGATCGCGTTCTTCTTCATTGTCGCGCAAGGGGCCGGCGTGGCTGCGCCATGGCTCTATGGGATGCTCGTCGAGTCATCGGCCACCAGCGTGTTTTATGGATATCTCTTGGGCGGCGGCATGATGCTGGTCGGCGCCGTGATTGAGCTGTGGCTGGGAGTGAATGCGGAGGGCCGGTCGCTCGAGCAACTGGCGACACCGTTGTCTGCCCGAAGCTCTCCCTGA
- a CDS encoding TerC family protein, with protein MFDWMTNSEMWIALGTLTALEIVLGIDNIIFISVLVGRLPQEQRNLARRVGLGLAMVARLGLLFSISFMMGLTAPLFTVLNQAISGRDLILILGGLFLLAKATHEIHESLEGTDEHETSSAPTGLGMMLFQITLLDIVFSLDSVITAVGLVNEVSVMAIAIVGAVLVMMIAARPIGEFVDAHPTIKILALSFLILVGVTLMVEGFDVHVPKGYIYFAMAFSVAVEMINLRIRARPASPRKLHNRYSRGNAASSVQDH; from the coding sequence ATGTTCGATTGGATGACCAATTCCGAGATGTGGATCGCCCTGGGCACGCTGACCGCCCTCGAAATTGTCCTTGGGATCGACAACATCATCTTTATTTCCGTCCTCGTCGGCCGGCTTCCCCAGGAGCAACGAAACTTGGCGCGCCGTGTCGGACTGGGACTTGCGATGGTCGCTCGATTGGGCTTGTTATTCTCGATTTCTTTCATGATGGGACTGACGGCTCCCCTGTTCACCGTGCTGAATCAAGCGATTTCTGGACGAGATCTGATCCTCATCCTCGGCGGACTGTTCCTGCTCGCCAAGGCGACGCATGAGATTCACGAAAGCTTGGAAGGCACCGATGAGCACGAGACTTCCTCGGCTCCGACCGGTTTGGGAATGATGTTGTTTCAGATTACACTGCTGGATATCGTCTTCTCGTTGGATTCCGTCATCACGGCCGTCGGCCTGGTGAATGAAGTTTCCGTGATGGCCATCGCGATTGTCGGAGCCGTGCTCGTCATGATGATCGCAGCTCGTCCGATCGGCGAATTCGTCGATGCTCATCCGACGATCAAGATCCTCGCACTCTCATTCCTCATTTTGGTCGGAGTGACACTGATGGTGGAAGGGTTCGATGTGCACGTGCCGAAAGGGTATATTTATTTTGCGATGGCCTTTTCGGTCGCCGTTGAGATGATCAACCTGCGAATCCGTGCGCGCCCTGCATCGCCCCGCAAACTGCATAACCGGTACTCGCGCGGCAACGCGGCCTCGTCTGTCCAAGACCACTGA
- a CDS encoding ribulose 1,5-bisphosphate carboxylase large subunit, translating into MTVAFSDSPEFLTAVYAIDGPESPARAEAERICFDQTIEAEDHLLPPALRSIIVGQLEALRQTSDGRFEATIRFRADLLSGDCTDLLNVLFGTSSLRGDVTLLSFSMTEGLLSSWRGPRFGIQGLRRAVGVRHRPLLCAVLKPLGRSPQELAELAAQFVEGDVDMIKDDQSLVDQPCCPFEERVARCAEAIGEASARRGRSCLYFAHVSGALDTMRRRATRAKSLGATGLLVAPGLTGFDAMRTLGLDEGLALPIASHPALLGAAVSRDKSGVAPAVLYGLLPRLVGADVTVYPAFGSDYPMTRADCLSVADHCRRSLSTLEPMMPAVGGRIGPERLAELGSSLGQHTVFVLGSRVQKDVEGVAAAMKKFHRVLAESF; encoded by the coding sequence ATGACTGTCGCATTTTCCGATTCGCCGGAATTTCTTACCGCTGTGTATGCGATTGATGGACCGGAGTCGCCGGCCCGTGCGGAAGCGGAGCGCATTTGTTTCGACCAAACGATTGAAGCCGAAGACCATCTGTTGCCTCCGGCTCTCCGGTCAATCATCGTCGGCCAGCTCGAAGCTCTTCGACAGACATCTGATGGCAGATTCGAGGCCACCATCCGCTTTCGAGCCGACCTCCTCAGCGGTGATTGTACCGACCTGCTCAACGTGTTGTTTGGGACAAGCAGTCTTCGCGGAGACGTGACATTGCTGTCATTTTCGATGACGGAAGGACTGCTTTCTTCATGGCGCGGACCGCGGTTCGGCATCCAAGGTCTCAGACGGGCGGTTGGTGTCCGCCATCGGCCGCTGCTCTGCGCGGTGCTGAAACCGCTTGGTCGGAGCCCGCAAGAACTGGCGGAATTGGCGGCTCAGTTTGTGGAGGGCGACGTCGACATGATCAAGGACGATCAGAGTCTGGTCGATCAGCCCTGTTGCCCATTCGAAGAACGGGTCGCTCGCTGTGCTGAAGCCATTGGAGAAGCAAGCGCACGGCGAGGGAGATCATGCCTGTATTTCGCGCATGTCAGCGGGGCCTTGGATACGATGCGCCGGCGGGCTACGCGGGCCAAGTCCCTCGGTGCGACCGGTCTTCTCGTGGCTCCGGGTTTGACCGGCTTTGATGCGATGCGGACGCTCGGTTTGGATGAGGGGCTCGCATTGCCTATCGCAAGTCACCCGGCCTTACTCGGTGCGGCCGTGAGCCGTGATAAGAGCGGGGTTGCCCCGGCCGTGCTGTATGGACTCTTACCTCGATTGGTCGGTGCAGACGTAACCGTCTATCCCGCGTTCGGCTCTGACTATCCGATGACACGAGCAGACTGTCTGTCGGTAGCCGACCACTGCCGACGATCTTTGAGCACTCTCGAACCGATGATGCCTGCGGTCGGTGGACGAATCGGACCGGAACGACTCGCCGAGTTGGGTTCGTCGTTGGGGCAGCATACTGTTTTTGTGTTGGGCAGCCGTGTTCAGAAGGATGTGGAAGGTGTCGCTGCGGCGATGAAGAAATTTCACCGTGTGCTGGCAGAGTCATTCTGA
- the hrpB gene encoding ATP-dependent helicase HrpB yields the protein MPTLPIDDVLPSIRLALGDGPNALLTAPPGAGKTTRVPPALLDEPWLNGKKLLVLEPRRLAARAAAHRMAEERHEQVGDTVGYRIRLETAIGPRTRIEVVTEGVLTRLLHQDPSLDSYGMVLFDEFHERSLQADVGLALCLEAQRIFRPDLRLLVMSATLDCGPVGELLSRAPLITCEGRMFPVETRYLDQPLTGRVDLTVTQLIKRSLIQDHGSLLVFLPGMADIRRVERMLLDAKLGSSIVIAPLHGELPQDMQDAAIRPAAPGLRKIVLATSIAETSLTIDGIRVVIDAGWLRTPRFDPRSGLTRLNTIRVAKDSAEQRRGRAGRLEPGICYRVWTEKEQRALTAHRPPEILEADLAPLMLDLAQWGARDPSELSWLTPPPPGAIAQSKELLTRLGALSSEGRLTDHGRSMAELPLHPRLAHMLIRAVPLGLAHLACDVAALLSERDILHGPREWQNADLRIRMDILLGQHNSTGLTVNRAAIERVKRTAHLWRRQLRTPSMKTENSGQDRSQAVGLLLALAYPDRIAQRQPGDDGRYRLVNGRGARFMRPDPIAGESFLVIADLDGGDMWAGINLAAPITREEIESLYRDKLLVEESVTWDDTSGAVRASSRRKLGALILADEPLDIKGNESIVKVLLQGLHKAGLEVLRFSPELQQWRARVMWIRGLEGSNSDWPDLSEEALLATLETWLGPYVAGITTLDRVKRLDLTTPLQALLTYEQHRRLDRLAPSHITVPSGSRLRIEYTQSESPVLAVRLQEMFGCKETPRVADGKIPLTLHLLSPANRPVQVTKDLGGFWARSYHDVRKELRGRYPKHHWPEDPLQASPTARAKRKI from the coding sequence ATGCCGACACTTCCAATAGACGATGTGCTGCCGTCGATCCGTCTCGCCTTGGGAGATGGGCCCAATGCGCTGCTCACAGCCCCTCCCGGCGCCGGAAAAACCACTCGCGTTCCACCGGCTCTGCTGGATGAACCCTGGTTGAACGGAAAAAAACTCCTGGTATTGGAACCGAGGCGCTTGGCCGCGCGAGCAGCCGCTCATCGAATGGCGGAGGAGCGGCATGAACAAGTCGGAGACACCGTCGGCTATCGGATACGGCTCGAAACGGCGATCGGACCGAGGACCAGAATCGAAGTGGTCACCGAAGGAGTCCTCACGCGCCTGCTCCATCAGGATCCGTCGCTCGACAGCTATGGCATGGTGCTGTTTGACGAATTCCATGAACGCAGTTTGCAGGCCGATGTGGGATTGGCCCTCTGTCTCGAGGCGCAACGCATCTTTCGTCCGGACCTTCGTCTCTTGGTGATGTCCGCCACATTGGATTGCGGCCCCGTCGGCGAACTCTTGAGCCGCGCACCCCTCATCACATGCGAGGGCCGGATGTTTCCGGTCGAAACCCGCTATCTTGATCAACCGCTCACCGGCCGTGTCGATCTTACCGTGACACAGCTGATCAAGCGATCCTTGATCCAGGATCACGGAAGTCTGTTGGTCTTCCTTCCGGGTATGGCCGATATCCGTCGAGTCGAACGGATGCTGCTGGATGCCAAACTCGGTTCATCAATAGTGATTGCACCCTTGCATGGTGAGCTTCCGCAGGACATGCAAGATGCGGCGATTCGACCGGCCGCTCCAGGACTGCGAAAGATCGTGCTCGCCACATCGATCGCCGAAACCAGTTTGACGATCGACGGAATCCGCGTCGTGATCGACGCGGGCTGGTTGCGCACCCCGCGTTTCGACCCCCGCTCAGGCTTGACCCGATTAAATACCATTCGTGTCGCGAAGGATTCCGCTGAACAACGTCGTGGAAGAGCGGGGCGTCTCGAGCCGGGTATCTGTTATCGCGTATGGACCGAGAAGGAGCAGCGTGCGCTGACAGCCCATCGCCCGCCTGAAATATTGGAAGCCGACCTCGCGCCTCTGATGCTTGACCTCGCCCAGTGGGGCGCCCGGGATCCGTCGGAGTTGTCCTGGCTCACTCCACCGCCGCCCGGAGCAATCGCACAATCCAAGGAATTGCTCACGCGGCTCGGAGCCCTCTCGAGTGAGGGACGTCTCACGGATCATGGGCGGAGCATGGCCGAGCTTCCCCTCCATCCTCGTCTGGCACATATGCTGATCCGAGCAGTCCCGTTGGGTCTTGCACATCTGGCTTGCGATGTGGCGGCCTTGTTGAGTGAGCGCGATATTCTTCATGGACCACGTGAATGGCAGAATGCCGATCTGCGCATCAGGATGGATATCCTTCTGGGACAGCACAATTCCACCGGCCTGACGGTGAACCGCGCAGCGATTGAACGAGTGAAACGAACGGCTCATCTGTGGCGGCGACAGCTCCGCACTCCATCCATGAAGACGGAAAACAGCGGACAGGACCGTTCACAGGCAGTCGGGCTGCTGCTTGCGCTCGCGTATCCCGATCGGATTGCGCAGCGGCAGCCCGGTGATGACGGGCGCTACCGATTAGTCAATGGTCGCGGCGCACGGTTCATGAGACCAGATCCCATCGCGGGGGAATCCTTTCTTGTCATTGCCGACCTGGATGGTGGCGACATGTGGGCCGGCATTAACCTGGCGGCTCCGATTACGCGAGAGGAGATCGAGTCCTTATATCGTGACAAGCTGCTGGTTGAGGAATCGGTGACGTGGGACGACACGAGTGGTGCTGTTCGAGCATCATCCCGTCGGAAGCTAGGGGCCTTGATCCTTGCCGATGAACCACTCGATATAAAAGGAAATGAGTCAATAGTTAAAGTGTTACTTCAAGGCCTTCATAAAGCAGGACTTGAAGTATTAAGATTTTCGCCGGAACTACAGCAATGGCGGGCTCGAGTGATGTGGATCCGAGGCCTCGAAGGCAGTAACTCGGACTGGCCTGATCTTTCTGAGGAAGCACTGCTGGCGACATTGGAGACATGGCTCGGCCCTTACGTAGCCGGGATCACCACGCTCGATCGGGTCAAACGATTGGATCTGACGACACCACTTCAAGCTCTTCTGACCTATGAACAGCACCGTCGCCTTGACCGACTCGCTCCGAGCCATATCACCGTACCGAGCGGCTCTCGCCTCCGTATCGAATACACGCAGTCCGAATCGCCTGTTCTTGCTGTGCGTCTCCAAGAGATGTTCGGTTGCAAGGAGACACCGCGTGTAGCCGACGGGAAAATTCCGCTGACCCTGCATCTCCTCTCGCCCGCCAATCGGCCGGTACAGGTTACCAAAGATCTCGGTGGATTCTGGGCACGTAGCTACCATGATGTCCGCAAGGAGTTGCGGGGCCGATATCCCAAACATCATTGGCCTGAAGACCCATTGCAGGCATCCCCGACGGCCAGGGCAAAACGTAAAATCTGA